The Helicobacter sp. NHP19-003 genomic interval AAAAAGTTTTCATTGGCGTTTAAAACTTTACCTTCTGTGTCGAGCTCGATGATCACCATAGAACGATCAATGGCTGTGTAAATGGCTTCTAGTTCGCGATTGCGCTTTTCAAGTCTTGTGATGAACTCATCTTGATTAAGAACACTGTCCTCTTTTTTGCTTTTAAAAAACGGAAATGACATAAAAACTCCTTGCTGTAGGGAGTGAATCACCCACCCGCTAAAGACGGGTGGGCTTCTTGCTTCAACGATCCATAACTAGCAGTATCCAGTATGTAGCCATACTTGGTTACAGCCCCGTTAGCGGAATCTCCACAAGCGTAACTTCGGGTAATCCCTACCCTAGTTTTATCTACCTTGATAGCGTGTCGCTCATCTAGCATTCCCAAAGCATAGTTTCTGATATTGATGCTAGCGTTTAGGTCTCTGTGGTGGTATGTTTGACAACAAGGGCAGATAAAATTTCTAATAGGCAGTGGCTTTTTACCTGTGTTGCTCCCACAGGTCGAGCAGATTTGAGAGCTAGGGAAGTATTGGTCAATTTTGATAAGGGTTTTACCCTTCCAACCAGCCTTATATTCTAATAGACTAATGAGCCTAGACCAGCTGGCATTGGCAATGCTCTTAGCTAGTTTGTGGTTTTTGACCAAATTCCTAACTTTCAAGGTTTCTACTGCTATCAAATCGTATTGATTGGTTATCTCATTACTGATTTTATGTAGGTAGTCCTCTCTGCTATTCCTGATAGAAGCGTGGATTTGTGCCACTTTCTTGGCTTGTTTTTTTCTATTACTAGAACCTTTTAGTTTCTTAGACAATCTCCTTTGCGCTTTAGTGAGTTTGGTTTGTAGATTCTGGAAAAACTTTTTATAGGGATAGAGCACGCCACTACTGGCTATCACTAAAGACTCTAAACCCATATCTAAACCCACAGCTTTTTTGATAGTTGTGGGTTTAGGTTCAGGCTCATTATCCTCATAGCTTATAGAGAGATAGTATTTATCTGCTACGCAAGAGATAAACCCCTGTTTGACGATAGAGTTTGTAGGCAAATGCCTATGAAACTTGGCTTTAATAGCTTCTTTGAATTTGGGTAGCTTGACTTGGTTGTTGCCTAAATCCATCTCTAAGTGTTGCGGGACACAGAAAGACTGCTTCGCATGCTTTTTAGATTTGAATCTAGGATAATCTGCCAGCTTAGAGAAAAACCTATCAAAGGCTGTTGTCAGCTGTCTTAGTGCCATTTGCAAGCTTTGAGAGTTGCATTCACTTAGGTAAGCGTAAGCCTCTTGTTTTTTGAGAGTAGTGAGCGCCTTTTGCATGCTAAAGTAATTTTCTCTAATGCCTTGTGCGTATTGCTTTTGGCGGTATGCTAAAAAGTAGTTATAGACCACCCTAGCACAGCCAAAGTGCTTGTGTATCAAGGTTTTTTGCTCTATGGTGGGATAAATTCTAAACTTTATTGCTTTAAGCAATTTCTTACGCCTTAACTTTACATCATTATAACATAATTTTATAAAATATTTTTGAGGTAGAGCTATGAAAGAAAACCATTACAAACTCAAAGGCTATTTGTCCACAAACAGGAGCAAACATAATCTAAAAGCCCATTTGATTTTAGTGTGTAAATACAGAAAAAAGTTGCTCGTAGGAGATGTGGCTATTTTTATAAAGTCTGTGCTTGAAGAGATAGAGGAAAGTTCAGATTTTATCATCATAGCAATGGAGACAGATAAAGATCATCTACACCTGATGATTCAATATATCCCTAGGGTGTCTATCAGTTCCATTATCTTGCGGATCAAGCAGATGACTACTTATAGAGTTTGGAGAGAACCAAGATTTATCCCGTTCTTACGCAAGCATTTTTGGAAAGAACAAAAATTTTGGACAGATGGATTTTTTGCCTGTTCCATAGGAGAAGCTAACCCAGAAACCATCAAAAGATACATAGAAAATCAAGGGTAGGGGGCATTCATCCCACCCGCTAAAGACGAGTGGGATTTCTGCCGGAGAGTCTTAAATCTCCAAAATCATAACTGATCGAAGTCATCACATAGCTACGATCTTGCGTGGTGGGGGCAAATTTAGGGTTAGGCGCACCAAAGTAATCCACTTTATAGCCTCGATGCATCCTCACTTCATAGCCATTGAAGCGTAGCATTAGGTGGATGTGCTTGCCTAAGTTGTATTCACAAGTGAGTCCCAAACTTTGGGCATTGGCTCTCGGAGAAAAGGTGAGTTTACCCAGCAAATACCAAGAGAAATCATGAAACTTACCCCCCCACTCTAGCGTGCAAAGTGAAGGCATTGGCATCGTAAAGGTTGGTGTTTTTACAGAAGAAAAGCAAAATCCTATCCACTCCATTTCCCTTTGAGCCACCGAATAAACAAGTAAATAATGAAGGTCTGTCTTGGATAATACTACACAATCCTGCATAATAAACTAAAAGTAAACACTCGAAAGTCAATATTTTCTTGGATTTGTCCTCCAAATCTTTGAAATGTTCATCTTCACCAGATCGTATCAGGACTGGGATTGGAGACAACGACAAACTTAACTACGCCCTTATTTCTGCTCACAACGATGTGGTCTCTGCCCATCAGCCTTTGAAGCATTATCCTGACCGGATTAAGGAAACTTTGCTCAAAATACAATGCCTTTGCCCAATTTGCTGGGGATGTGCCCGCTATGCAGGATGGGATCACAGGGCTATGGGGGACGGAGCGCAATTTTTCTCCTGTGATGTGATCGCTATGAGTACGAACATTGCACTCTCACACAACATCTTTGATGTTGTATTTTACCACTCGCGCCCTAAAACCCCTAGCTTTAGCTGAGTGGATTATCAAGGGATAAGCCCTTGAGGCTTTAGACATCAACCTTGGCCCAAGAAACACAAGACTCTTAGCGAATGCTTCTGTTTGAAGCCGCAATTTCCGGCTCAAGTTAAATCCCCTAACTTGATTCTTTAGAAGTGCTTTATCCAGTGAGCTAGAAACAAAAGCGCAAATGGAGTCTAGGGGTTGCTGGCCTAAAAGAGGATTGCCTAAAAAACTTTCACGCAAATAAAAGTAGTCCAAGAGCAAATGGGGAGCTGGGACAAGCATATTTAGCATTATTTTACATTATGTTTAATACAATTTTAAATATTAATTATTGTATTAAATACAATTTTAAATATTGTCTATCTTTTCAAATAATTATAAACTAAACCCCAAGAGCGCAAATTTTAGTCGTGGTCAACAAAGGTTGATATAACCCTTAACCCTGCGAAAAGGGCACTGTGTTTTGCAACGGGCAGAGATTTATCCCGAAGCTTTTGCATAACAAGAGCTTTAAGACAACAAGAGATGGCCATTGTCAGCCCCATAGCCTTGCAATGATGCAAGGACCAACCAACTTCGGCGTTTGGAAGCACTAAAACAGCGAAGCGAATGCCCCCCTTGCCAACGCCTTGACAATTCTTCACAAACCATCTCTTATCAGGTCAACCAACTCGACCACTTGTCTTGGAAAAAGGTGTTTTGAAGATCCAGAAAACGGTTTATGGTTGCTTGTGCACTCTTTTTTATTGGCTTCACAAACCAAGAGAAAAAGCTCGCAAGCATCTTCATCTCCCATTTCACAGGCCCCTCCAAAATACTGCATTGCCATTATTTTGTCTTGATCTATCCCCCCTACACTGGCTGCTTTTTTGTAGTAATGCAAGGCTTTTTTGAGATCGTGCGGAACACCGCGCCCATCCTCATACAAGATTCCTAGATTGTTATAGGCCTCAGCACTTCCCATGCTGGCTGCTTCTTCAAGGTATCTTAAAGTTTTGACATAGTCTTTGTTTTCGAAGGCCTTTTGGGCTACTGAGATGTAGTATTGACCTGCACCCTCACCAG includes:
- a CDS encoding RNA-guided endonuclease InsQ/TnpB family protein, coding for MLKAIKFRIYPTIEQKTLIHKHFGCARVVYNYFLAYRQKQYAQGIRENYFSMQKALTTLKKQEAYAYLSECNSQSLQMALRQLTTAFDRFFSKLADYPRFKSKKHAKQSFCVPQHLEMDLGNNQVKLPKFKEAIKAKFHRHLPTNSIVKQGFISCVADKYYLSISYEDNEPEPKPTTIKKAVGLDMGLESLVIASSGVLYPYKKFFQNLQTKLTKAQRRLSKKLKGSSNRKKQAKKVAQIHASIRNSREDYLHKISNEITNQYDLIAVETLKVRNLVKNHKLAKSIANASWSRLISLLEYKAGWKGKTLIKIDQYFPSSQICSTCGSNTGKKPLPIRNFICPCCQTYHHRDLNASINIRNYALGMLDERHAIKVDKTRVGITRSYACGDSANGAVTKYGYILDTASYGSLKQEAHPSLAGG
- the tnpA gene encoding IS200/IS605 family transposase yields the protein MKENHYKLKGYLSTNRSKHNLKAHLILVCKYRKKLLVGDVAIFIKSVLEEIEESSDFIIIAMETDKDHLHLMIQYIPRVSISSIILRIKQMTTYRVWREPRFIPFLRKHFWKEQKFWTDGFFACSIGEANPETIKRYIENQG
- a CDS encoding outer membrane family protein, which produces MPSLCTLEWGGKFHDFSWYLLGKLTFSPRANAQSLGLTCEYNLGKHIHLMLRFNGYEVRMHRGYKVDYFGAPNPKFAPTTQDRSYVMTSISYDFGDLRLSGRNPTRL
- a CDS encoding tetratricopeptide repeat protein, which gives rise to MKNIVGIMLKAVAVGACFLVGASAGEGAGQYYISVAQKAFENKDYVKTLRYLEEAASMGSAEAYNNLGILYEDGRGVPHDLKKALHYYKKAASVGGIDQDKIMAMQYFGGACEMGDEDACELFLLVCEANKKECTSNHKPFSGSSKHLFPRQVVELVDLIRDGL